One stretch of Danio rerio strain Tuebingen ecotype United States chromosome 6, GRCz12tu, whole genome shotgun sequence DNA includes these proteins:
- the LOC108190430 gene encoding uncharacterized protein isoform X3, translating into MLHHFLVHAAFQTSRWLPKDQRLKFQVVLFVFVVLFLTPQFYVLSRPKSSRYCEKPLLNNLIVFIVFSFIATDPVPKTIRAAFHTFGLFSFIEGLCTVILTLTAPQCANTTTELYIFSLVASWACIFSTAFFVVRGGLCLVHKLFPHWLRDACLWD; encoded by the exons ATGCTGCACCATTTCTTAGTCCATGCAGCTTTTCAGACTAGCAGGTGGCTTCCAAAAGATCAACGCTTAAAATT TCAGGTTGTTCTTTTCGTCTTCGTGGTGCTTTTCTTGACACCGCAGTTTTATGTTTTGTCAAG GCCAAAGTCGTCTCGCTATTGTGAAAAGCCACTGCTGAATAATCTCATAGTATTCATCGTGTTCTCGTTTATAGCAACAG ACCCAGTTCCCAAAACCATCCGGGCAGCGTTTCACACATTTGGTCTGTTTTCATTCATTGAGGGACTCTGTACAGTCATTTTAACCTTGACTGCACCTCAGTGT gcaAACACCACCACAGAATTGTACATATTTTCGTTGGTAGCCTCTTGGGCCTGCATATTCTCAACAG CTTTCTTTGTAGTCAGAGGAGGTCTCTGCCTAGTCCATAAACTATTTCCTCATTGGTTAAGAGATGCGTGCCTCTGGGACTGA
- the LOC108190430 gene encoding uncharacterized protein isoform X2, producing the protein MLHHFLVHAAFQTSRWLPKDQRLKFQVVLFVFVVLFLTPQFYVLSRPKSSRYCEKPLLNNLIVFIVFSFIATGLSIAITLTDPVPKTIRAAFHTFGLFSFIEGLCTVILTLTAPQCANTTTELYIFSLVASWACIFSTAFFVVRGGLCLVHKLFPHWLRDACLWD; encoded by the exons ATGCTGCACCATTTCTTAGTCCATGCAGCTTTTCAGACTAGCAGGTGGCTTCCAAAAGATCAACGCTTAAAATT TCAGGTTGTTCTTTTCGTCTTCGTGGTGCTTTTCTTGACACCGCAGTTTTATGTTTTGTCAAG GCCAAAGTCGTCTCGCTATTGTGAAAAGCCACTGCTGAATAATCTCATAGTATTCATCGTGTTCTCGTTTATAGCAACAG GTTTGTCTATAGCGATTACACTCACAGACCCAGTTCCCAAAACCATCCGGGCAGCGTTTCACACATTTGGTCTGTTTTCATTCATTGAGGGACTCTGTACAGTCATTTTAACCTTGACTGCACCTCAGTGT gcaAACACCACCACAGAATTGTACATATTTTCGTTGGTAGCCTCTTGGGCCTGCATATTCTCAACAG CTTTCTTTGTAGTCAGAGGAGGTCTCTGCCTAGTCCATAAACTATTTCCTCATTGGTTAAGAGATGCGTGCCTCTGGGACTGA
- the LOC108190430 gene encoding uncharacterized protein isoform X1 — translation MLHHFLVHAAFQTSRWLPKDQRLKFQVVLFVFVVLFLTPQFYVLSRPKSSRYCEKPLLNNLIVFIVFSFIATALFLHTEGLSIAITLTDPVPKTIRAAFHTFGLFSFIEGLCTVILTLTAPQCANTTTELYIFSLVASWACIFSTAFFVVRGGLCLVHKLFPHWLRDACLWD, via the exons ATGCTGCACCATTTCTTAGTCCATGCAGCTTTTCAGACTAGCAGGTGGCTTCCAAAAGATCAACGCTTAAAATT TCAGGTTGTTCTTTTCGTCTTCGTGGTGCTTTTCTTGACACCGCAGTTTTATGTTTTGTCAAG GCCAAAGTCGTCTCGCTATTGTGAAAAGCCACTGCTGAATAATCTCATAGTATTCATCGTGTTCTCGTTTATAGCAACAG CCCTTTTCCTTCACACTGAAGGTTTGTCTATAGCGATTACACTCACAGACCCAGTTCCCAAAACCATCCGGGCAGCGTTTCACACATTTGGTCTGTTTTCATTCATTGAGGGACTCTGTACAGTCATTTTAACCTTGACTGCACCTCAGTGT gcaAACACCACCACAGAATTGTACATATTTTCGTTGGTAGCCTCTTGGGCCTGCATATTCTCAACAG CTTTCTTTGTAGTCAGAGGAGGTCTCTGCCTAGTCCATAAACTATTTCCTCATTGGTTAAGAGATGCGTGCCTCTGGGACTGA
- the rbp7b gene encoding retinoid-binding protein 7 — protein MPVNYSGTWDIVDNHNFEGYMVALGIDFATRKIAGMLKPQKIFEQDGDSFTIKTLTTFRNYSSSFKIGEEFEEITKGLDNRKCQTTVNWDNDRLVCIQKGEKKNRGWTHWMEGDTLYLELTCEDQICKQTYKRSA, from the exons ATGCCTGTAAACTATAGTGGAACTTGGGACATAGTGGACAACCACAACTTTGAAGGTTACATGGTGGCTCTTG GTATTGACTTTGCCACACGAAAGATAGCGGGGATGCTAAAGCCACAGAAGATTTTTGAGCAAGACGGAGACTCTTTCACCATTAAAACTTTAACAACTTTCAGAAATTACTCCAGTTCGTTTAAAATCGGAGAAGAGTTTGAGGAAATCACCAAAggattggacaatagaaaatgcCAG ACTACAGTCAACTGGGACAATGACAGACTCGTGTGCATTCAAAAAGGAGAAAAGAAGAACAGAGGATGGACACACTGGATGGAGGGAGATACTCTTTACCTG GAACTTACATGCGAAGACCAGATCTGCAAACAAACCTACAAAAGATCTGCCTGA
- the cenps gene encoding centromere protein S, with the protein MDEDEAQNQRLKAAVHYTVGSLCQHIAEDCEKQITKQTIAAIAETAFRQCDIFAKDLEAFARHAKRNTVTVDDVKLTARRTTALYNYIQQKSEELALNNQELKEKRKKNAAKRKSKDMEAEENDVED; encoded by the exons ATGGACGAGGACGAGGCACAAAATCAG agACTTAAAGCTGCTGTGCATTACACTGTCGGCTCTCTCTGCCAACACATCGCTGAGGACTGCGAGAAACAAATCACTAAACAGACAATAGCGGCTATAGCGGAGACTGCGTTCAGACAGTGCG ACATTTTTGCCAAGGACTTGGAAGCATTTGCTAG ACATGCTAAAAGAAACACAGTTACAGTGGATGACGTGAAACTTACAGCAAGGAGAACCACTGCACTG TACAACTATATTCAACAAAAAAGTGAGGAACTGGCTCTAAACAACCAGGAATTGAAGGAGAAGAGGAAGAAAAATGCTGCTAAGAGGAAGAGTAAAGACATGGAAGCAGAGGAGAATGATGTTGAAGACTGA
- the tardbpb gene encoding TAR DNA-binding protein 43 — MAEMYIRVAEEENEEPMEIPSEDDGTVLLSTVSAQFPGACGLRFRSPVSQCMRGVRLVDGILHAPENGWGNLVYVVNYPKETVLPDNKRKMDEIDASSATKIKRGDQKTSDLIVLGLPWKTSEQDLKDYFGTFGEVIMVQVKRDVKTGNSKGFGFVRFGDWETQSKVMTQRHMIDGRWCDCKLPNSKQGIDEPMRSRKVFVGRCTEDMTADELRQFFMQYGEVTDVFIPKPFRAFAFVTFADDQVAAALCGEDLIIKGVSVHISNAEPKHNNTRQMMERAGRFGNGFGGQGFAGSRSNMGGGGGGSSSSLGNFGNFNLNPAMMAAAQAALQSSWGMMGMLAQQNQSGTSGTSTSGTSSSRDQAQTYSSANSNYGSSSAALGWGTGSNSGAASAGFNSSFGSSMESKSSGWGM; from the exons ATGGCCGAGATGTACATTCGAGTTGCGGAGGAGGAGAATGAGGAGCCGATGGAGATCCCGTCAGAGGATGATGGCACGGTTTTGCTTTCCACAGTGTCCGCTCAGTTTCCAGGGGCTTGTGGTCTGCGCTTCCGGAGCCCAGTGTCTCAGTGCATGAGGGGGGTTCGTCTGGTGGACGGCATTCTGCATGCACCTGAGAACGGCTGGGGAAACCTAGTCTATGTGGTTAATTACCCAAAAG AAACTGTTCTGCCAGATAATAAGAGGAAGATGGATGAGATCGATGCTTCATCTGCGACCAAGATCAAGAGAGGAGATCAGAAGACTTCAGATCTGATTGTGCTGGGTCTGCCATGGAAGACTTCAGAGCAAGACTTAAAAGACTACTTCGGTACATTTGGGGAAGTCATCATGGTGCAG GTCAAGCGGGATGTGAAGACAGGAAATTCAAAAGGGTTTGGCTTTGTGAGGTTTGGAGACTGGGAGACTCAGAGTAAGGTGATGACACAGCGGCACATGATTGATGGCCGGTGGTGCGACTGCAAACTGCCCAACTCAAAG caAGGTATAGATGAACCAATGAGGAGCCGTAAAGTGTTTGTGGGCCGCTGCACAGAGGACATGACTGCCGATGAGCTCCGTCAGTTCTTCATGCAGTACGGAGAGGTCACAGACGTCTTTATTCCCAAACCGTTCAGAGCGTTTGCTTTTGTCACCTTTGCAGATGACCAG GTTGCCGCCGCTTTGTGTGGAGAAGATCTGATCATCAAGGGCGTCAGTGTGCATATCTCAAACGCTGAGCCCAAACACAATAACACTAGGCAGATGATGGAGCGGGCAGGGCGCTTTGGGAATGGGTTCGGAGGTCAGGGTTTTGCAGGCAGCCGAAGCAACatgggtggtggtggtgggggtagCTCCAGCAGCTTGGGAAATTTTGGCAATTTCAATCTAAACCCGGCCATGATGGCTGCCGCCCAGGCTGCCTTGCAGAGTAGTTGGGGTATGATGGGAATGCTAGCTCAGCAGAATCAGTCGGGTACTTCAGGCACAAGCACAAGTGGCACCAGTTCCTCTCGAGACCAAGCCCAAACATATAGCTCGGCTAACAGCAATTACGGCAGCAGCTCAGCTGCTCTCGGCTGGGGCACCGGCTCTAACTCGGGCGCTGCCAGTGCTGGCTTTAACTCCAGTTTTGGCTCTAGTATGGAGTCCAAGTCATCGGGGTGGGGTATGTAA